One genomic segment of Thermodesulfobacterium sp. TA1 includes these proteins:
- the panB gene encoding 3-methyl-2-oxobutanoate hydroxymethyltransferase: MSLFKISPYALKEKKGKETIVAVTAYDYTSAQIAEAAAVDFVLIGDSAAMVMLGHEDTFSIGMEEMLLFCKAVSRGAPDTLRIGDMPFLSYQVSKEQAVYNAGLMVKEGRCHGVKVEGGEEVACVIEAIVKAGIPVLGHIGLTPQRAAELGGLKVQGKTLESAKKLIKDAKVLEEVGVFGIVIECVPAELSKVITEKVSVPTIGIGAGPFTDGQILVFHDIMGLLKGFRPRFVKNYFDGFNTFKEALSQYVKESKEKIFPSEKESFSLSQEILQELLVD; this comes from the coding sequence ATGTCTCTTTTCAAAATAAGCCCTTATGCGCTAAAAGAAAAGAAAGGAAAAGAAACTATAGTTGCGGTAACCGCTTATGACTACACCTCAGCTCAGATAGCTGAGGCGGCAGCGGTAGATTTTGTGCTTATAGGTGATTCAGCCGCGATGGTGATGTTAGGCCATGAAGACACTTTTTCTATAGGAATGGAAGAGATGCTTCTTTTTTGTAAAGCCGTTAGTCGAGGAGCCCCTGATACTTTAAGAATAGGGGACATGCCTTTTTTGAGCTATCAGGTTTCAAAAGAACAAGCGGTTTATAATGCAGGTTTGATGGTTAAAGAGGGAAGATGTCATGGGGTTAAGGTAGAAGGTGGGGAGGAGGTAGCTTGTGTGATAGAGGCTATCGTAAAGGCAGGAATCCCTGTGCTTGGCCATATAGGTCTTACTCCGCAAAGGGCGGCTGAGCTTGGTGGGCTTAAGGTGCAAGGCAAAACCTTAGAAAGCGCAAAAAAATTGATAAAAGACGCTAAGGTTTTAGAAGAAGTAGGGGTTTTTGGGATAGTAATAGAGTGTGTACCTGCTGAGTTATCTAAGGTAATAACCGAAAAAGTAAGCGTTCCTACGATAGGTATAGGGGCAGGTCCGTTTACCGATGGACAGATTTTGGTTTTTCACGATATAATGGGATTGTTAAAAGGGTTTAGACCAAGGTTTGTAAAAAACTATTTTGATGGGTTTAATACCTTTAAGGAGGCTTTAAGTCAATACGTTAAAGAGAGTAAAGAAAAAATCTTTCCATCTGAAAAAGAAAGTTTTAGCCTTTCTCAAGAAATTTTGCAAGAATTGTTAGTAGATTAA
- a CDS encoding FprA family A-type flavoprotein: MDPVKIKEEIYWVGGIDWHIRNFHGYTTIRGTTYNAYLIIDEKITLFDTVKHGFEEEMLERVSKIVSPERIDYLVVNHIEPDHAGGFSYIAQKIKPEKIFITKNGKAGLSAYLHNLDFPFEEVKTGHEVKIGKRTVKFIETPMIHWPDSMISYIPEEKLLISQDAFGQHYATSKRFDDEVDPCVLIQEAAKYYANIVLPFSPQVQKLLKTVKDLGLKIETICPDHGVVWRSKVKDILDLYEKWSSYQADERVVIVYDTMWKSTEKMANAIAEGVFKEGVDARMFKLSTSDITDVMTEVMLAKGIALGSSTLNNNLLPTMASFLTYMKGLRPRKKVGLAFGSYGWSGEAVGQLNEYLKEIQAEVIHEGLKVKYAPTEEVLKTCEELGRLLAQKVKEG, encoded by the coding sequence ATGGATCCGGTAAAGATTAAAGAGGAAATTTATTGGGTAGGGGGTATAGATTGGCATATAAGAAATTTTCATGGATATACTACGATTAGAGGTACTACTTATAATGCCTATCTGATAATAGATGAAAAGATAACCCTTTTTGATACGGTAAAACATGGCTTTGAGGAGGAGATGCTTGAGCGTGTTTCCAAAATAGTTTCTCCTGAAAGGATAGACTATTTAGTGGTAAACCACATAGAGCCTGATCATGCAGGTGGTTTTAGTTATATTGCTCAAAAGATAAAGCCTGAAAAAATTTTTATTACTAAAAACGGAAAGGCAGGGCTTTCTGCCTATTTACATAACTTAGACTTTCCCTTTGAAGAGGTAAAAACAGGACATGAAGTAAAGATAGGGAAAAGGACCGTAAAGTTTATAGAAACCCCTATGATCCACTGGCCTGATAGTATGATAAGCTACATACCAGAGGAAAAACTTCTTATTTCTCAAGATGCCTTTGGTCAGCACTACGCAACCAGTAAAAGGTTTGATGATGAAGTAGACCCTTGTGTCTTGATACAAGAAGCAGCTAAATATTACGCCAACATTGTTTTACCTTTTTCTCCTCAAGTACAAAAATTACTTAAAACTGTAAAAGACTTAGGGCTTAAAATAGAAACCATTTGTCCTGACCACGGTGTGGTTTGGAGAAGTAAGGTTAAAGACATTTTAGACCTTTATGAAAAATGGAGTTCTTACCAGGCTGATGAGCGGGTGGTTATAGTTTATGACACTATGTGGAAAAGCACTGAAAAGATGGCTAATGCCATCGCAGAGGGTGTGTTTAAAGAAGGAGTGGATGCAAGGATGTTTAAACTTTCTACCTCAGACATAACAGACGTTATGACTGAGGTTATGCTTGCTAAGGGAATAGCCTTAGGAAGTTCAACTCTTAACAACAACCTTCTTCCCACTATGGCCTCTTTTTTAACCTACATGAAAGGGCTCAGACCAAGGAAAAAGGTGGGATTAGCCTTTGGTTCCTATGGATGGAGTGGAGAGGCAGTAGGACAGTTAAACGAGTATTTAAAGGAGATCCAGGCTGAGGTTATTCATGAGGGTTTAAAGGTTAAGTATGCACCTACTGAAGAGGTGCTCAAGACCTGTGAAGAATTAGGAAGGCTTTTAGCTCAAAAAGTAAAAGAGGGATAA
- a CDS encoding DVU0298 family protein → MTGFYQTSLKKRVLKILEEDPLFKAIENIKGLPSTKVVSVLIGAFLHREEVVRWKAIACFGVITKEIADKDLERARVVIRRLMWMLNEESGSMAWGVPEGFAEAMFHSEVLRKEYLSIYVSYLWDPKEERKYKADNYLEFPPAQRGVVWGIGRLAQAKKEDLLERKAHLYVYQHLFSQDKVVSFLSLWSLSQFSSDLSQINLDPIPVKERLERFRQEGFRILMFDGHDIGYKTAESLVFRV, encoded by the coding sequence TTGACAGGTTTTTATCAGACTTCGCTTAAAAAGAGGGTCCTTAAAATTTTAGAAGAGGACCCTCTTTTTAAGGCTATAGAAAACATAAAAGGTCTTCCTTCTACAAAGGTCGTAAGTGTTCTTATCGGGGCTTTTTTGCATAGAGAAGAGGTGGTAAGATGGAAGGCCATTGCCTGTTTTGGGGTGATTACTAAAGAAATTGCGGATAAGGATTTAGAAAGGGCAAGGGTGGTAATAAGAAGGCTTATGTGGATGTTAAACGAAGAGTCAGGAAGTATGGCCTGGGGTGTGCCTGAAGGTTTTGCCGAGGCAATGTTTCACTCAGAGGTTTTAAGAAAAGAATATCTCTCTATTTATGTCTCTTACCTGTGGGACCCTAAGGAGGAAAGAAAATATAAGGCAGACAATTATTTAGAGTTTCCTCCTGCCCAGAGAGGGGTTGTTTGGGGTATAGGAAGGCTTGCACAGGCTAAAAAAGAAGACCTTCTGGAAAGAAAGGCACATTTGTATGTATATCAGCATCTTTTTTCGCAAGACAAGGTGGTAAGTTTTTTAAGTCTCTGGTCCTTATCACAGTTCTCTTCTGATTTGTCTCAAATAAACTTAGATCCAATACCGGTAAAAGAGCGCTTGGAAAGGTTCAGACAGGAAGGTTTTAGAATACTTATGTTTGATGGTCATGACATAGGATATAAGACAGCCGAAAGTTTGGTTTTTAGGGTTTAA
- the pheS gene encoding phenylalanine--tRNA ligase subunit alpha: MVEEELQQLREEALKEIESLSNLEDLNVFRLKYLGKKGGLTGYLKKLKDLPLEEKKRIGSILNELKDQLEILLAEKEQEILFKQEDVLTGLDLSLPGRRPSLGGLHPLTQIIQEICEVFGRLGFDVVQGPEVETEYYNFTALNIPEWHPARDMQATFYLKNGAILRTHTSPIQIRTMLERKPPLRIIAPGKVYRCDDDVRHSPMFHQIEGLMVDKEVSFSDLKGVLTYFAKEVFGERTKVRFRPSYFPFTEPSVEMDISCVICSGKGCRVCSETGWLEILGAGMVHPEVFRSVNYDISLWQGFAFGLGIERIAMIKYEIDDIRLFFDNHLYFLECFK; this comes from the coding sequence ATGGTAGAAGAGGAACTCCAACAGCTTAGAGAAGAAGCCCTAAAAGAGATTGAAAGCCTATCTAATCTTGAAGATCTCAATGTTTTTCGTCTAAAATATTTAGGGAAAAAGGGGGGCCTTACCGGCTATTTAAAAAAGCTGAAGGACCTTCCTTTAGAAGAAAAAAAACGTATCGGTAGTATTTTAAACGAGTTAAAAGACCAGTTAGAAATTCTTTTAGCAGAAAAAGAGCAGGAGATTCTTTTTAAACAAGAGGATGTTCTTACAGGTTTAGACCTTTCTCTTCCAGGAAGGAGGCCTTCCTTAGGCGGTCTTCATCCTTTAACCCAGATTATTCAGGAAATTTGTGAGGTGTTTGGACGTTTAGGTTTTGATGTGGTTCAAGGCCCTGAGGTCGAAACTGAGTATTATAACTTTACTGCTTTAAACATTCCGGAGTGGCATCCTGCGAGAGACATGCAAGCTACATTTTATCTCAAAAACGGGGCTATACTGAGGACCCACACCTCTCCTATTCAAATAAGGACTATGCTTGAACGTAAACCTCCTTTGAGGATCATCGCCCCTGGAAAAGTTTATAGGTGTGATGATGATGTTAGACATTCTCCGATGTTTCATCAAATAGAAGGATTGATGGTAGACAAAGAGGTCAGTTTTTCTGACCTAAAAGGGGTACTTACCTATTTTGCCAAAGAGGTATTTGGAGAAAGGACTAAAGTTAGGTTTAGACCAAGTTATTTTCCTTTTACAGAACCAAGCGTTGAGATGGACATAAGCTGTGTGATTTGTAGCGGAAAAGGTTGTAGGGTATGTAGTGAAACCGGTTGGTTAGAGATTTTGGGCGCAGGAATGGTTCATCCCGAAGTGTTTCGGTCGGTAAACTATGATATTTCTTTATGGCAAGGGTTTGCTTTTGGACTTGGTATAGAAAGGATTGCTATGATAAAGTATGAAATAGATGACATTAGGCTGTTTTTTGACAACCATCTGTATTTTCTTGAGTGTTTTAAATAA
- a CDS encoding desulfoferrodoxin, translated as MAARLELYKCKVCGNIVLVMHGGKGQLVCCGKPMELQNPNTVDAALEKHVPVIEKEEEVYKVKVGSVPHPMTEEHYIEWIELHTDDDRVYIKFLKPGEAPEAVFEVKAGKVIAKEWCNLHGYWQSS; from the coding sequence ATGGCTGCAAGGTTAGAGCTTTATAAATGTAAGGTATGTGGCAACATAGTGCTGGTGATGCATGGGGGTAAAGGTCAGTTGGTATGTTGTGGGAAGCCTATGGAGCTGCAAAATCCCAATACAGTAGATGCAGCCCTTGAAAAACATGTTCCGGTGATAGAAAAGGAGGAAGAGGTCTATAAGGTAAAAGTAGGAAGTGTGCCACATCCTATGACAGAGGAGCATTATATAGAGTGGATTGAGCTTCACACCGATGATGACAGGGTTTACATCAAGTTTTTAAAACCAGGAGAGGCTCCTGAAGCGGTATTTGAGGTCAAGGCAGGGAAAGTAATCGCTAAGGAGTGGTGCAACCTTCATGGATATTGGCAAAGTTCTTAA
- a CDS encoding rubredoxin, translating into MSEKPKKYKCSRCGYIYDPEQGDPKGNIPPGTPFEKLPDNWKCPRCGAPKNLFLPLPD; encoded by the coding sequence ATGTCTGAAAAACCCAAAAAATATAAATGTAGTAGATGCGGTTATATCTATGACCCAGAACAAGGAGACCCTAAGGGAAATATTCCTCCAGGAACACCTTTTGAAAAACTTCCAGACAACTGGAAATGCCCAAGATGTGGTGCTCCGAAGAATTTATTTTTGCCTTTACCAGATTAA
- the rpmI gene encoding 50S ribosomal protein L35, whose product MAKVKMKTNRSAAKRFKVTANGKIMHKKAGKSHLLRKKSRKTKRHLKGYKEIFVGFYDHIAKAIADKF is encoded by the coding sequence ATGGCTAAGGTTAAAATGAAGACCAACCGCTCGGCTGCTAAAAGGTTTAAAGTTACTGCTAATGGTAAAATTATGCATAAAAAGGCTGGAAAAAGCCATCTTCTTAGGAAGAAAAGTAGAAAAACTAAAAGGCATCTCAAAGGATACAAAGAAATTTTTGTTGGTTTTTATGACCATATTGCTAAGGCTATCGCCGATAAGTTTTAG
- the rd gene encoding rubredoxin has product MKKYKCSVCGYVYDPATGDPDNGIPAGTPFESLPDDWTCPVCGAAKTDFVPED; this is encoded by the coding sequence ATGAAGAAGTATAAGTGTAGTGTTTGTGGTTATGTGTATGATCCTGCAACCGGAGACCCTGATAACGGTATACCTGCGGGTACTCCATTTGAAAGCCTTCCTGATGACTGGACCTGTCCTGTTTGTGGAGCAGCTAAGACTGATTTTGTACCAGAAGATTAA
- the rplT gene encoding 50S ribosomal protein L20, which yields MPRAKGGFKTRRRHKKLLKLAKGYWGQRKNVYRRAKETVERALVYAYRDRRQKKRDFRRLWQIRINAAVRPYGLNYSKFMGGLKKAGVDLNRKVLAYLAVTEPETFAKLVEVAKAQWQ from the coding sequence ATGCCAAGGGCTAAAGGTGGTTTTAAGACCAGAAGAAGGCATAAAAAACTTTTAAAATTGGCTAAAGGTTATTGGGGACAGAGGAAAAACGTTTACAGAAGGGCCAAAGAGACTGTAGAAAGGGCTTTGGTTTATGCCTATAGAGATAGACGCCAAAAAAAGAGAGACTTTAGAAGGCTTTGGCAGATAAGGATTAATGCTGCTGTTAGACCTTATGGTTTGAATTACAGTAAGTTTATGGGAGGTCTTAAAAAAGCAGGGGTAGACCTTAATAGAAAAGTTCTTGCCTATCTTGCGGTAACCGAGCCTGAAACTTTTGCCAAGTTGGTAGAAGTAGCTAAAGCTCAGTGGCAATGA
- the ruvB gene encoding Holliday junction branch migration DNA helicase RuvB, with translation MSLYRPVSLDEFIGQSRIKEELKVYIPSVKGRQEVFPHTFFIGAPGLGKTTLARIIAFELRRDLKITSGPVLDKTGTLAAVLTNLKEGDILFIDEIHRMPKVCQEVLYAAMEDFALDIVIGKGQAVKTIRLSLPRFTLIAATNKPNLCLAPLRDRFQLVFKLNYYTDEELRDIILKVGKAWGLHIEEEPALSLAKASKGIPRQALNLLRRLKDFAWLTLNHPKEIIKVDKKLVKEFLSLLDIDDWGLTPEDRKCLLTLYKEFNGGPVGLNSLALSSGISVEELESIYEPALIRLGMVARTKKGRVLTQKGYLYLKERFGINCWEENLCLFSK, from the coding sequence ATGAGTTTATATCGACCGGTAAGTCTTGATGAGTTTATAGGGCAATCAAGGATAAAGGAAGAACTTAAGGTCTATATTCCTTCTGTAAAAGGTCGACAGGAGGTTTTTCCTCATACTTTTTTTATTGGTGCTCCAGGTCTTGGTAAAACCACTTTAGCGAGGATTATAGCCTTTGAACTTAGAAGAGACCTTAAAATAACCTCGGGGCCTGTGCTTGACAAAACAGGCACCTTAGCGGCAGTCCTTACCAACCTTAAGGAGGGGGATATTCTTTTTATAGATGAGATTCATCGTATGCCTAAGGTCTGTCAAGAAGTGCTTTATGCAGCGATGGAAGATTTTGCTTTAGATATCGTAATCGGCAAAGGTCAGGCAGTTAAGACCATAAGGCTTAGTCTTCCGAGGTTTACCCTTATAGCAGCCACCAACAAACCTAATCTTTGTTTAGCTCCTCTAAGAGACAGATTCCAGTTGGTTTTTAAACTTAATTATTATACTGATGAAGAATTAAGGGATATCATTCTTAAGGTAGGCAAGGCTTGGGGACTTCACATAGAGGAAGAGCCGGCTTTAAGTTTAGCTAAAGCTTCAAAGGGTATCCCTAGGCAGGCGTTAAACTTACTTAGAAGGTTAAAAGATTTTGCTTGGCTAACCCTTAATCACCCAAAAGAAATCATTAAAGTAGACAAAAAATTAGTAAAGGAGTTTTTAAGTCTTTTAGACATAGATGATTGGGGCCTTACTCCTGAAGATAGAAAATGTCTTCTTACTTTGTATAAAGAGTTTAACGGAGGCCCGGTAGGGTTAAATTCTCTGGCTCTTTCTTCAGGGATAAGCGTTGAGGAATTGGAAAGTATTTATGAGCCAGCGCTTATTAGGTTAGGGATGGTTGCACGCACAAAAAAAGGAAGGGTTCTTACTCAAAAAGGCTATCTTTATCTTAAAGAAAGATTTGGTATCAACTGTTGGGAGGAAAATTTATGTCTCTTTTCAAAATAA
- the pheT gene encoding phenylalanine--tRNA ligase subunit beta: MKVPVSWLSEFIDLRKSPEEIAEIFTMGGIEVEAVENPYERLGEVVAVKILEVLVSEDLREVALCKVTDGKEVFTVFTTAKDQVKPGLVIALAKPGSITFSGEKVEVKKVKKYQSEGMFLSPYEAGIGPEKDVLLILPEGAPLGTSVYEILGIKEAVLDLAVTPNRGDVLSVLGAARELHLLTSWEFKLPSFEDYLKGGKYFKGKIEILEPEGCFRYIGRTFENVKIGESPFYIQKRLWECGIRAINSVVDVTNYVLLELGQPLHAFDWDKVNGQTIVVRRAYPQEKLLMLDGIERVLTEEDLVIADAEKALVLAGIMGGEDSGVTEQTKNLFLEAAWFNPKWIRMSSQRHRVSTDSSYRFERNIDPEGLPLAVLRATQLILDTAGAERFSEMVDLYPKPYVYPQILLSQKKVEKYLGFSLPMGEVKDLLAKVGEVRPVGENFEVKPYSYRQDLKIPEDLIEEIARVYGYEKIPTTFPKAELWAKGKNLTLKLEERIKELFRAFGFFEVINYSFIDPKDLERLHLSPEDPRSKPLEIANPLASNQSVMRTTLVPGLIRTACFNFFREVNSLSIFETGKVFFPTKDVLPYEPLHLGILLMGQKTTEAWYQQPERFDIYDLKGVLEEFFETLNLEVEFRSYSEEPFLKRGVSFDLYVREEKIGFAGEVKQTVLKSFDLKTNVLVGEIILEKVLKHFTSLSNIKKVKKPPKFPSTTRDVTCVLDREIKVGDVLHFIQTLSVPYLEKVSCIKVYEGPPIPEGQKSVSLRFWYRADDRTLTDEEINRIQDEVARKIFTTFNAKPR, encoded by the coding sequence ATGAAAGTTCCCGTCAGTTGGCTTTCAGAATTTATTGACCTTCGAAAATCTCCGGAAGAAATCGCCGAAATTTTTACGATGGGTGGTATTGAAGTAGAGGCAGTAGAAAACCCCTATGAGCGTTTAGGAGAAGTAGTAGCGGTAAAAATTTTAGAGGTTTTAGTGTCAGAAGACCTTAGGGAAGTAGCCCTTTGTAAAGTTACTGACGGAAAAGAGGTTTTTACGGTTTTTACCACAGCTAAAGATCAAGTTAAGCCAGGACTTGTCATTGCTTTAGCTAAACCTGGAAGCATTACCTTTTCAGGAGAAAAGGTAGAGGTAAAAAAGGTAAAAAAATATCAATCAGAGGGGATGTTTCTTTCTCCTTATGAGGCTGGTATAGGCCCTGAAAAAGACGTTTTATTGATTTTACCAGAGGGTGCTCCGTTAGGAACGTCTGTTTATGAGATTTTAGGTATAAAAGAGGCGGTTTTAGACCTTGCGGTAACCCCTAACAGGGGAGATGTGCTTTCTGTGCTTGGTGCTGCAAGAGAATTGCATTTGCTTACTTCCTGGGAATTTAAACTTCCTTCTTTTGAAGACTACCTTAAAGGAGGGAAATATTTTAAGGGAAAAATAGAGATTTTAGAGCCAGAAGGATGTTTTAGGTACATAGGTAGGACTTTTGAGAACGTAAAAATAGGTGAAAGTCCTTTTTACATACAAAAAAGGTTGTGGGAATGTGGAATAAGAGCGATAAACAGTGTGGTTGATGTGACCAACTATGTGCTTTTAGAGTTAGGACAGCCTTTACATGCTTTTGATTGGGACAAGGTAAATGGGCAAACCATTGTTGTTCGTAGGGCCTATCCTCAGGAAAAACTACTTATGCTTGACGGTATAGAAAGGGTCCTTACAGAGGAGGATTTGGTTATAGCCGATGCTGAAAAGGCGCTTGTGCTTGCAGGTATTATGGGAGGAGAGGATTCAGGTGTTACAGAGCAAACAAAGAACCTTTTTTTAGAGGCTGCTTGGTTTAACCCGAAATGGATAAGGATGAGCTCTCAGAGACACAGGGTTTCAACCGATAGTTCTTATCGGTTTGAAAGAAACATAGACCCTGAAGGATTGCCTTTAGCGGTGTTAAGAGCTACTCAATTAATTTTAGATACTGCAGGGGCTGAACGTTTTTCTGAGATGGTAGACCTTTATCCTAAACCTTATGTCTATCCACAGATTTTATTATCTCAAAAAAAAGTTGAGAAATACTTAGGCTTTTCTCTTCCTATGGGAGAGGTTAAGGATCTTCTTGCCAAGGTAGGCGAGGTAAGGCCAGTAGGAGAAAACTTTGAGGTAAAACCTTATTCTTACAGGCAGGACCTAAAAATACCAGAAGACCTGATAGAAGAGATAGCTAGAGTATATGGTTATGAAAAAATACCTACTACCTTTCCTAAGGCAGAGCTTTGGGCTAAAGGTAAAAATCTAACTCTCAAGTTAGAGGAGAGGATAAAAGAGCTTTTTAGAGCTTTTGGGTTTTTTGAGGTAATTAATTATAGTTTTATAGACCCTAAGGATTTAGAAAGACTTCATCTAAGCCCTGAAGACCCAAGGTCTAAACCTTTAGAAATAGCTAACCCTCTTGCTTCTAATCAGTCGGTGATGAGGACTACCCTGGTCCCAGGGCTTATCAGGACGGCTTGTTTTAATTTTTTTAGAGAGGTAAACTCCCTTTCTATTTTTGAGACTGGCAAGGTGTTTTTCCCCACAAAAGATGTCCTTCCTTACGAGCCTTTACATCTTGGAATTTTATTGATGGGGCAAAAGACCACAGAGGCCTGGTATCAACAACCAGAGAGGTTTGATATCTACGACCTGAAAGGGGTTTTGGAAGAGTTTTTTGAAACTTTAAACCTTGAAGTGGAGTTTAGATCTTATTCAGAGGAACCTTTCTTGAAACGTGGAGTTTCTTTTGACCTTTATGTTAGAGAAGAAAAAATCGGTTTTGCAGGAGAGGTAAAACAAACGGTTTTAAAGTCTTTTGACCTAAAAACCAACGTTTTAGTTGGTGAAATAATTTTAGAAAAAGTTTTAAAACATTTTACTTCTTTAAGCAACATAAAAAAAGTTAAGAAACCACCTAAGTTTCCTTCTACTACCAGAGATGTAACCTGTGTGCTTGATAGAGAAATTAAGGTAGGAGATGTTTTGCATTTTATTCAGACTTTATCTGTACCTTATTTAGAAAAGGTTAGTTGTATTAAAGTTTATGAGGGTCCACCTATTCCAGAAGGCCAGAAAAGTGTGAGTTTAAGGTTTTGGTATAGGGCTGATGATAGGACTTTAACCGATGAGGAAATCAATCGGATACAAGATGAGGTCGCTCGAAAAATTTTTACTACTTTTAATGCTAAGCCAAGATGA
- a CDS encoding MerR family transcriptional regulator — protein sequence MKPKKESLYVPISEVAQLLNVKTHVLYYWEKKIPQLKPYKISNRKFYKKDQLELLFKVKKLVEEGYTLEGVKKSLSLKKLEQPALFNPKEIITQEKVLRKVIKEVLKELKDIYRSL from the coding sequence ATGAAACCTAAAAAAGAAAGTCTTTATGTTCCTATTTCTGAAGTTGCTCAGCTTTTAAACGTTAAGACTCATGTGCTTTACTACTGGGAAAAAAAAATTCCTCAACTCAAACCCTATAAGATTTCTAACAGAAAGTTCTATAAAAAAGATCAACTTGAGCTTTTATTTAAGGTTAAAAAATTAGTAGAGGAAGGTTATACCTTAGAAGGGGTTAAAAAATCATTAAGTCTTAAAAAATTGGAACAACCAGCCCTTTTTAATCCTAAAGAAATCATTACTCAAGAAAAGGTTTTAAGAAAGGTTATCAAAGAGGTCTTAAAAGAGCTAAAGGATATCTACAGGTCTCTATAA
- a CDS encoding rubredoxin, whose amino-acid sequence MGKDPKKDKKYRCKCCGYLYDPKKGDPSRFVSPPGTCFEELPESWTCPHCGANKSSFKEEEGGF is encoded by the coding sequence ATGGGAAAGGATCCTAAAAAGGATAAAAAATATAGGTGTAAGTGTTGTGGCTACCTTTATGACCCTAAAAAAGGGGACCCTTCAAGGTTTGTGTCTCCTCCAGGGACATGCTTTGAAGAACTTCCTGAAAGTTGGACTTGCCCTCATTGCGGGGCAAATAAATCCTCTTTTAAAGAAGAGGAAGGAGGTTTTTAA
- a CDS encoding HU family DNA-binding protein, with amino-acid sequence MKKTITKKEVVEILAEKTGLSKRTLGKIVEEILEEIKLGLERGEEVQIVRFGSFIPYKTKEKIGRNLKTGEVIKVPSFKKIRFKIAPQFKAELQDET; translated from the coding sequence ATGAAAAAAACCATCACCAAAAAAGAAGTAGTAGAAATTTTGGCCGAAAAAACCGGCCTTTCTAAAAGGACCTTAGGAAAGATAGTAGAAGAAATCCTTGAAGAGATAAAGCTCGGATTAGAAAGAGGGGAAGAGGTTCAGATAGTAAGGTTTGGAAGTTTTATTCCTTATAAAACTAAAGAAAAAATAGGGAGAAACTTAAAAACCGGAGAGGTTATTAAGGTACCTTCTTTTAAAAAAATTAGGTTTAAGATAGCCCCTCAGTTTAAAGCTGAACTCCAAGATGAAACCTAA
- a CDS encoding DsrE family protein → MSKIAFFAFKEEPMCFIHVLLNALDSAEKGFEVKVVLEGASTKLVPELYSEKSMLYNLFQKALEKGLIAGVCKACAQKMGTLEIAKEKGLEVLEDMYGHAGMANFIKQGYTIITL, encoded by the coding sequence ATGTCTAAAATAGCATTTTTTGCTTTTAAAGAAGAACCTATGTGTTTTATTCATGTTTTGTTAAACGCTCTGGATTCAGCAGAGAAGGGGTTTGAGGTAAAGGTGGTTTTAGAAGGTGCTTCTACTAAATTAGTGCCTGAACTTTATTCTGAAAAAAGCATGTTGTATAATCTTTTTCAGAAAGCTTTAGAGAAAGGACTTATAGCAGGTGTTTGTAAAGCTTGTGCTCAAAAAATGGGAACTTTAGAGATAGCTAAAGAAAAGGGGCTTGAGGTCCTTGAAGACATGTATGGACATGCTGGTATGGCAAACTTTATAAAACAAGGGTATACTATAATTACACTTTAA